A genomic window from Dermacentor silvarum isolate Dsil-2018 chromosome 9, BIME_Dsil_1.4, whole genome shotgun sequence includes:
- the LOC119464561 gene encoding mitochondrial coenzyme A diphosphatase NUDT8: MTIRDCVRIRPMLNAVRFYNGAFRRASSSNTASSPALDSAFSRPKLQSCLESIKKLKLGTVQPARPDAEVRRSSILIPLCTSNGGKPSLLFTLRSNRLPRHKGYVCFPGGMEHAEDIDPVDTALRETEEELGVSRSKLEVIGTFPTFYNPRDKLSMTVVLGMLGDAGRDVDLQADLNVNDAEVQLAFVRTLEELCDPANLRYTQFKGRHGGDFAMPVFLTGQFKVWGLTAMVLNAFLKTLLPDAYHHEVRCVVLKRSLYLKISAL, encoded by the coding sequence ATGACAATCCGTGACTGCGTGAGAATTCGACCAATGTTAAACGCCGTGAGGTTCTACAACGGTGCGTTTCGCCGCGCGTCCTCTTCGAATACCGCGTCGTCGCCGGCCCTGGACAGCGCGTTCTCGCGTCCCAAGCTCCAGTCCTGTCTGGAGAGCATCAAGAAGCTCAAGCTCGGCACCGTTCAGCCGGCGAGGCCCGATGCCGAGGTCCGTCGCTCTTCGATCCTCATCCCCTTATGCACAAGCAACGGTGGCAAGCCGTCCCTACTGTTCACGCTGCGCTCGAACCGACTGCCTCGCCACAAAGGTTACGTTTGCTTCCCTGGTGGCATGGAGCACGCCGAAGACATTGACCCCGTCGACACTGCATTGAGGGAGACGGAGGAGGAACTGGGCGTCAGCAGAAGCAAGCTGGAGGTGATCGGCACGTTCCCCACCTTCTACAATCCGCGCGACAAGCTGTCCATGACCGTGGTCTTGGGGATGCTCGGCGACGCCGGTCGGGACGTCGACCTGCAAGCGGATCTGAACGTGAACGACGCTGAAGTTCAGCTGGCCTTCGTGCGGACGCTAGAAGAGTTGTGCGACCCGGCGAATCTTCGCTACACGCAGTTCAAAGGTCGGCACGGCGGCGACTTTGCCATGCCGGTGTTTCTGACGGGCCAGTTCAAGGTGTGGGGACTCACGGCGATGGTGTTGAACGCTTTTCTCAAGACGCTGCTGCCGGACGCTTACCACCACGAAGTGAGGTGCGTGGTGCTCAAGAGAAGTTTGTACCTCAAGATTAGCGCGTTGTAG